One region of Rhodocaloribacter litoris genomic DNA includes:
- a CDS encoding PIG-L family deacetylase — protein sequence MKPFCRLLLLFLLVPGSLTVRAQPHAPLVVMNLAAHPDDEDGRTLTYYRHAKNAVAYSVIFTRGEGGQNEIGPELYEALGALRTEETERAARHLGTQVFFLNFYDFGFSKQADEAFEQWGGRDHVTARLVYLIRKLKPDVLFTNHDTVTVGPRRQHGQHQAVGLAAYDAFALAADPSYHPEQLREEGVDLWQPKRLFLRLWRGPADGAYDVAVPVGTTDPATGRPYYERAIAAIEEHASQGMGLFADRLRTDAAYFVLLRSATDAPLDPADLAGNLAPNTAARPDLTYLIDAGRVPSLPAGTLTLDDDVAVPGQHLRLRWQAGSLPEGRLRWVFTGAADTTLHLDGGTPGTLTLRLDPGATPTVPKKVYQYARFTNHPPVVYALYAAGADTLLAAGYLPLEIAPPVHVEATREAVHLHPGTNHLPLHARVFDPQARHLTLEATVTRDDDGAVIGQTATTFAPAAGGRADTTLTLRLPAGLAPGDYTITFTARIAPALLPVEPARARLPGRVFDVAVPEGLRVGVVQSYDNTLTQALTELGVEHVLLDSLALAHGDFDDLHTIVVDIRAYLVRPDLRAHNDRLLEWVRRGGHLIVNYQKTFEWNPDADDPFVPGRKNPGHFAPYPLVLSRDRVTREDAPVTVLHPELPLFHRPNEITGTVWEGWVQERGLYFPGRYDPAYTELFAMSDPGEPPLRSSTLLASYGTGTYLYTALVWYRQLKNYHPGVYAFFANMLSLPLVDGRSLPAAGSE from the coding sequence ATGAAACCGTTCTGCCGTCTGCTGCTCCTGTTCCTGCTGGTCCCCGGGTCCCTGACGGTCCGGGCGCAGCCGCATGCCCCGCTCGTGGTGATGAACCTGGCCGCCCACCCGGACGACGAGGACGGTCGCACGCTCACGTACTATCGCCATGCGAAGAACGCCGTCGCCTACAGCGTCATCTTCACCCGGGGCGAGGGAGGGCAGAACGAGATCGGGCCGGAGCTGTACGAGGCGCTGGGTGCCCTCCGCACCGAGGAGACGGAGCGGGCCGCCCGCCACCTGGGCACCCAGGTCTTCTTCCTCAACTTCTACGACTTCGGCTTCTCGAAGCAGGCGGACGAGGCGTTCGAGCAGTGGGGCGGGCGGGATCACGTGACGGCACGCCTCGTCTACCTGATCCGCAAGCTCAAGCCGGACGTCCTCTTCACGAACCACGACACCGTCACCGTCGGCCCGCGGCGGCAGCACGGGCAGCATCAGGCCGTCGGCCTCGCCGCCTACGACGCCTTCGCGCTGGCCGCCGACCCGTCGTACCACCCCGAGCAGCTCCGGGAGGAGGGCGTCGACCTGTGGCAGCCGAAGCGGCTCTTCCTCCGCCTCTGGCGCGGCCCGGCCGACGGGGCCTATGACGTGGCCGTGCCCGTGGGCACCACCGACCCGGCCACGGGCCGGCCGTACTACGAGCGGGCCATCGCCGCCATCGAGGAACACGCCTCGCAGGGCATGGGCCTCTTTGCCGACCGGCTCCGCACCGACGCCGCCTACTTCGTCCTCCTCCGCTCGGCCACCGACGCCCCGCTCGACCCGGCCGACCTGGCCGGCAACCTCGCGCCGAACACCGCCGCCCGCCCGGATCTGACCTACCTCATCGATGCGGGCCGCGTCCCCTCCCTCCCGGCGGGAACGCTCACGCTCGACGACGACGTCGCCGTCCCCGGCCAGCACCTCAGGCTCCGCTGGCAGGCCGGCAGCCTGCCGGAAGGACGCCTCCGCTGGGTCTTCACCGGCGCCGCCGACACCACCCTCCACCTCGACGGCGGCACGCCCGGCACCCTCACGCTCCGGCTCGACCCCGGCGCCACCCCGACCGTTCCGAAAAAGGTCTACCAGTACGCCCGCTTCACGAACCACCCGCCGGTCGTCTACGCGCTCTACGCCGCCGGGGCGGACACGCTGCTGGCGGCCGGCTACCTGCCCCTGGAGATCGCCCCGCCCGTCCACGTGGAAGCAACCCGTGAGGCCGTGCACCTGCATCCCGGCACGAACCACCTGCCCCTGCATGCCCGCGTCTTCGACCCGCAGGCCCGGCACCTGACACTCGAAGCCACCGTCACACGCGACGACGACGGCGCCGTCATCGGGCAGACGGCAACGACCTTCGCCCCCGCCGCCGGTGGCCGGGCCGACACGACGCTCACGCTCCGCCTGCCCGCGGGCCTCGCCCCCGGAGACTACACGATCACCTTCACCGCCCGGATCGCCCCGGCCCTCCTCCCGGTCGAGCCGGCCCGGGCCCGGCTGCCGGGGCGCGTCTTCGATGTCGCCGTACCGGAAGGGCTGCGCGTCGGCGTCGTGCAGAGCTACGACAACACGCTCACCCAGGCCCTCACCGAACTCGGCGTCGAACACGTCCTGCTCGACTCGCTGGCCCTGGCCCACGGCGACTTCGACGACCTGCACACCATCGTCGTCGACATCCGCGCCTACCTGGTCCGCCCCGACCTCCGCGCCCACAACGACCGCCTCCTCGAATGGGTCCGGCGCGGCGGCCACCTCATCGTCAACTACCAGAAGACGTTCGAGTGGAACCCGGACGCCGACGACCCCTTCGTCCCGGGTCGGAAGAATCCGGGCCATTTCGCCCCCTATCCGCTCGTGCTCAGCCGCGACCGCGTCACGCGTGAGGACGCCCCGGTGACCGTCCTCCATCCCGAACTGCCGCTGTTCCACCGCCCGAACGAGATCACCGGGACGGTCTGGGAGGGCTGGGTGCAGGAACGCGGGCTCTACTTCCCCGGCCGGTACGACCCCGCCTACACCGAGCTGTTCGCCATGAGCGATCCGGGCGAGCCGCCGCTGCGAAGCTCTACCCTGCTGGCCTCCTACGGCACGGGCACCTACCTCTATACCGCCCTCGTCTGGTACCGCCAGTTGAAAAACTACCACCCCGGCGTCTACGCCTTCTTCGCCAACATGCTCAGCCTCCCCCTCGTCGACGGGCGCTCCCTCCCGGCGGCCGGGTCGGAGTGA
- a CDS encoding HEAT repeat domain-containing protein produces the protein MKRFSFKAGVLSLALLAAPAAWAQDRLPPVWEANIAGQLEESLSSKSPGIRAAAMQLIVELDRHRPDLDLSATVDPLLKIYGRDQDPSYRLMALSALHALDNEYGTQRLAELVRKERSPVVRRATLLALADLERR, from the coding sequence ATGAAACGTTTCTCGTTCAAGGCCGGCGTGCTGTCGCTGGCACTCCTGGCAGCGCCGGCGGCATGGGCGCAGGATCGGCTCCCGCCGGTCTGGGAGGCGAACATCGCCGGGCAGCTGGAAGAGTCGCTCTCGTCGAAGAGCCCGGGCATCCGCGCCGCGGCGATGCAACTCATCGTCGAGCTCGACCGGCACCGGCCGGACCTCGACCTCAGCGCCACCGTCGACCCGCTGCTGAAGATCTACGGGCGGGATCAGGATCCGTCCTACCGGCTGATGGCGCTGTCGGCGCTGCATGCCCTCGACAACGAGTACGGCACGCAGCGCCTGGCCGAGCTGGTCCGGAAGGAACGCTCGCCCGTCGTCCGGCGGGCGACCCTGCTCGCCCTGGCCGACCTCGAAAGACGCTAA